The Salvelinus sp. IW2-2015 unplaced genomic scaffold, ASM291031v2 Un_scaffold9286, whole genome shotgun sequence genomic interval ttcacatcaGTCAGCTTCTATTATAATGGTTTTCTACAGTGTATGTTCTATGTAGAATCAGTGAGTCCAATGTTRATTGCTATATTGCCAGGTCGCKgttgtaaatgagaacttgttctcaactggcctaactggTTTAATAAAGGAGAAGTAAAAAAAGATTGACCAACCTTTTTTTATGACTTGGCATGATAACGTAAACAAAATAGTACAGCTAGACTATGTCTGAAAGTAAAAAATTCATCCTCTCAATCATTATTCATTAGTCTCTGTAGCTGATCATTTGCTAGATCAGGGATGTGAACTTCATAGGACTGTCTGATTTATTAATCCATTTAGCTGGGTAATGTAACAGTGTTGTCCTCTTTTTTCAACACAGGGGTATTGCTCAGGGTGCTGATACTGGCTGCTTTCACTGTTACCATCACAGCTCAAAAACCTGGTGAGAATGTTTACTCTGTTAATTACATTAGTTTCCAGTTACCCACTAAAACAATCTCTTGGTTATTTAAGACCTAACAGGACTTGAATGAGTATTCTTCATCATGCGTTCTTATTTCATTCCCCCTATACCCAGCCCCAGAGGTCTTCACCTTGACGGTCCCTAATGGTCCCATTTTGACCCGGTTGAACGCCTCTGTCACTCTACCTTGTGAACTCTCACCTATCTTCAATGTTGAGCCATTGGAGGTACGCTGGTACCGGTCCGAGAACTCCAACAGTCCTGCCTTGTTGTACAAAGATCACAAGATCCAGGAGGCCCCTGTGGACCCCCGGTACAGGGGCAGGGTTTCTCTAACTGGGAGGCTGGAGAGAGGGAACGTGTCCCTGACACTGGAGAGGGTCACACTGGAAGACAGGGGGGAGTATGTGTGCCATGTCAGCAATGAAAGGTGGTACGAAAAGGCCAATGTGTATCTCAC includes:
- the LOC112079737 gene encoding butyrophilin subfamily 2 member A2; this encodes MKVEGPCNQLGNVTVLSSFFNTGVLLRVLILAAFTVTITAQKPAPEVFTLTVPNGPILTRLNASVTLPCELSPIFNVEPLEVRWYRSENSNSPALLYKDHKIQEAPVDPRYRGRVSLTGRLERGNVSLTLERVTLEDRGEYVCHVSNERWYEKANVYLTMNVTGSAPVLSVASGGGGQVNVTCSSEGWSPQPKLTWRNKE